In Topomyia yanbarensis strain Yona2022 chromosome 2, ASM3024719v1, whole genome shotgun sequence, one DNA window encodes the following:
- the LOC131680674 gene encoding uncharacterized protein LOC131680674: MNAERIKWLKSENQKVNDEIIMHKKKHEELRVRIKQLTEGISNRSNQLGAIKKRCEETKLQVTELMTNEKRITAIHEIEKSRYSKIRQAVEDYKATILSVTRKNTDPVHGNSSAVLSPNQLSYARCSREYQLDEKERRLTELKRSLAKREQDLVIKRNHNSARIVRLRKLLQSNEAKRALCKEQLSALKSRA; the protein is encoded by the exons ATGAATGCTGAAAGAATTAAATGGTTGAAAAGTGAGAATCAAAAGGTTAATG ATGAAATCATTATGCACAAGAAAAAACACGAGGAACTGAGGGTCAGGATTAAACAGCTTACAGAAGGTATTAGTAACCGGAGCAATCAGCTTGGTGCTATAAAAAAGCGCTGTGAA GAAACCAAATTACAAGTGACGGAGCTTATGACTAACGAGAAGAGAATTACAGCTATTCATGAGATTGAGAAATCCCGGTACTCTAAAATCCGGCAAGCTGTTGAAGACTATAAGGCCACCATTTTAAGTGTCACCAGAAAAAATACGG ATCCGGTTCATGGGAACAGTTCCGCTGTACTTTCTCCGAATCAGCTTTCGTACGCTCGTTGCTCTCGTGAATACCAGTTAGACGAAAAGGAACGACGCCTGACCGAGCTGAAACGATCGCTGGCGAAACGTGAACAGGATTTGGTTATAAAACGTAACCACAATTCGGCGCGGATCGTTCGGCTGAGGAAGCTGCTGCAGTCCAATGAAGCAAAGCGTGCCCTGTGTAAGGAACAGTTGAGCGCACTGAAGTCCAGAGCT
- the LOC131680675 gene encoding uncharacterized protein LOC131680675 has product MTQRKSLVKRIFLHSRKFVLNLLETSSVHGFQHIVQGGVHVVERIFWISCITLGVFGMIALAQRIWFRYQTSPVVISMDRNMYFWNTSFPSVTVCSRHRIDDQKVEQYIQQHPETFATEDDKEDFKEFITKLANATYDTFLDLPMHKTYGIPTTQYLNLIHNLSLAFHPQISSGTLLPLLGQQTITELGVCLSVNSIVAEYSSYQYWSSDRWDLLPSPITAVVHPLDGEVYGQLVKLENSYEVYFHGYMEIPEISKRRYLFLEAFYTTVELLALELITSPSARQLAVSQRQCRFTHEADVLEFSPVYSYNLCRIECRMRLAVRYCGCIPHFYRSRDVLITLREGNKSVQCNCLPNCDDSNFFVQAYRSREWFLGANLQWGFTEYPKMQLQRDIIFGLSDVFVYIGGLGGFFLGCSLLTCTEFVYFLIWRLFKLTNDNHRN; this is encoded by the exons ATGACACAAAGGAAAAGCTTAGTGAAACGCATTTTTTTACACTCTCGAAAGTTTGTCCTCAATTTATTGGAAACATCATCGGTTCACGGATTTCAGCATATTGTGCAAGGAGGGGTTCATGTGGTCGAACGCATCTTCTGGATTTCCTGTATTACGCTGGGAGTTTTTGGAATGATTGCTTTGGCCCAACGAATCTGGTTCCGCTACCAAACGTCACCAGTTGTCATTTCAATGGATCGCAACATGTATTTCTGGAATACAAGTTTTCCAAGTGTCACCGTTTGCTCTCGTCATCGAATTGACGACCAGAAGGTTGAACAATACATTCAGCAACACCCGGAAACATTTGCGACCGAAGACGACAAAGAAGActtcaaagaatttattactaaGCTAGCGAATGCAACCTACGACACATTCTTGGACTTGCCCATGCACAAAACATACGGGATACCAACCACACAATATTTGAATTTAATCCACAATTTATCATTAGCTTTTCACCCTCAAATCAGTAGCGGAACTCTATTGCCCTTACTAGGGCAGCAAACTATTACAGAGCTAGGAGTGTGCCTGTCGGTTAACTCTATTGTAGCAGAATACAGTTCGTACCAGTACTGGTCGAGTGATCGTTGGGATTTGCTTCCATCACCGATTACTGCTGTTGTTCATCCACTGGACGGCGAAGTATATGGACAGTTGGTCAAGCTGGAAAATTCCTACGAGGTGTATTTTCACGGGTACATGGAGATTCCTGAGATTTCGAAACGAAGATATCTGTTCCTAGAGGCTTTTTACACTACAGTGGAACTACTAGCGTTGGAGCTTATCACGTCACCTTCGGCTAGACA gTTGGCAGTATCTCAGAGACAATGTCGATTTACACACGAAGCTGATGTTCTGGAGTTTAGCCCCGTTTACAGCTATAACCTGTGTCGGATTGAATGTCGCATGCGTTTGGCTGTCCGGTATTGTGGCTGTATTCCTCATTTCTATCGAAGCAGAG ATGTACTAATAACATTACGTGAAGGAAACAAATCCGTGCAGTGCAACTGTCTCCCCAATTGCGACGATTCAAACTTTTTCGTGCAAGCCTAC CGATCCAGAGAATGGTTTCTAGGAGCTAATCTCCAGTGGGGTTTTACCGAGTATCCAAAAATGCAACTACAGCGAGATATCATTTTTGGACTGTCAGATGTCTTCG TGTACATAGGTGGTCTTGGCGGATTTTTCCTGGGTTGCAGTTTGCTAACCTGTACTGAATTCGTGTATTTCCTCATCTGGCGACTGTTCAAACTAACAAATGACAACCATAGAAACTAG
- the LOC131684224 gene encoding uncharacterized protein LOC131684224: MENSEQLIVSKFFGDASIKLQILNVNPSANDEIVDENGNFSIRELLEAKIQHLSMLGSCLLSYRDGSLLSTSEELQYSESEDSWTLMDEMRQTFYQRERRMLARQLENLRRLLDLTHHDYFEEWVSEISKNIVVKKWESARIEQFSKVLTNRREDFLKSARDTETNNRTALKACHLIDTFYTRRMDELSDCIEEWSERFDREKDDLDGRFQRGRALKRQWEDMQAESEWRREEIIRLEELERYHEERITRKEAATKIQFWWRAVMERLGIKPRRKRRKRRKCKKKKGKKGAKGKKEAKDKQGKKDMKLQRKKKF, translated from the exons ATGGAAAATTCAGAACAACTCatagtttcaaaattttttggcGATGCGTCTATTAAGCTCCAAATCCTTAATGTAAACCCATCGGCCAACGACGAAATAGTCGATGAAAATGGCAATTTCTCAATCCGTGAGTTATTGGAAGCGAAGATCCAGCACCTATCTATGTTAGGTAGCTGTCTATTGAGTTATAGAGACGGGTCGCTTCTGAGTACCAGCGAGGAGCTGCAATACTCGGAATCGGAAGATTCTTGGACCCTTATGGATGAGATGCGTCAGACATTCTATCAGAGGGAGAGACGGATGCTTGCCAGACAGTTGGAAAATTTGAGGCGGCTTCTTGATTTAACGCATCATGATTATTTT GAAGAATGGGTTAGTGAGATATCAAAGAATATCGTCGTAAAAAAGTGGGAATCTGCGCGAATAGAGCAGTTCTCCAAAGTACTAACCAATCGCAGAGAAGATTTTCTGAAGTCAGCTCGTGACACTGAAACGAACAATCGAACCGCCCTAAAAGCTTGTCATTTGATCGATACATTCTACACGAGGCGCATGGACGAACTTTCGGATTGCATCGAAGAATGGAGTGAACGATTCGACCGTGAAAAAGATGACCTAGATGGCCGTTTTCAGCGGGGTAGAGCACTGAAACGGCAGTGGGAAGACATGCAGGCGGAATCTGAATGGCGTCGGGAGGAAATTATTCGACTGGAAGAATTGGAACGGTACCACGAGGAACGGATCACACGCAAGGAAGCCGCTACGAAGATTCAGTTCTGGTGGCGCGCTGTCATGGAACGATTAGGAATAAAACCGAGAAGGAAACGAAGGAAGAGAAGGAAGTGTAAAAAGAAGAAAGGAAAGAAGGGTGCGAAAGGTAAGAAGGAAGCGAAAGATAAACAGGGCAAAAAGGATATGAAATTGCAACGAaagaaaaagttttaa